ATTCATTTCATCAACTCAGCCAGAGTTAGGGTTTGACATAGCAAAATCTAATTGCAATGGAAGAAATAGCTTTAAAAAGGGATTGATTTCCAAGTTgagctttttccttttttctttccttttccttgtaGGTAACATTCTTGTATGGCAACCTGAACATGATCTTGCTGTTACCACTGATGTCTTTATCAGTAAATAAGATTGGTTATGTGTTATGAGGTTTCACCTTTTTcttgtttaaataaaattgcTATGAGGTTTGAGTGTATAGCTGCATAGAGCCATGGGTACCCCCACTATATATTGAACTTACATGTGACATTGACCAAATTTATGTAGGAATCTACTCATCTAAAGGTACGACGCCAATTTATATCTGCTCCAACGATCTTACTTCTTTATAATCAATATTATCTTAGATATTCTAAGTGAGTACTAAAATTCCTGTAATTGTTGCCTAAGTGGGGAGAAGTTTCCATCAAATGAATTCGCagcttaaaattaaaaagaaaaagggatggATCTCATGAACATATTCTGCCAGAATGCAAATTCCCTGGAAGTGCTTTGCTGATTCTATTTTCTTCTCAATTCCTGTACCTTTGATTCTTTGTATTCTATATTCtaaatgaattttgtttttggtcCATGCTTGAACAAAAAAGACTAGGTAATGTTTAGTTTTTCCTCATTGTCCAATTTAATTAAGGTTGAATTTTTGGTCATAGATGGACAAAGCTACATTGCTTGCTGAAGTTATCCAGCAAGTGAAAGAACTAAAAAGGAATGCCACCAAAGCAAGTAAAGGATTACTCCTTCCaatagaagaagatgaagtAAGAGTAGAACCACATGATGACAGAACAGATGGAGCTTTTTCTTTGAGGGCATCTGTGTGTTGCGATTACCGACCTGAGCTTCTATCTTATATAAAACAAGTTCTTGACACCCTTCCTATAAATACAGTAAAGGCCGAGATCTCTACTTTGGGAGGACGGATGAAAAATGTATTTGTTTTCACCAGCTGCAAACAAGGGAACAGCAATGATTCCAAGGCACACATGCTTCTTGCAAGCTCTGTCCACCAGGCCCTGAGTTCTATCCTGTATAAAGTTTCCACCTCACCAGAATTCTCTCCAAGAACAACACATCCAAAGAAGCGGTGAAGGGTTTCCATTTTTGATTCTTCAAGCTCCTCTTCTTCAGAGCAGAGATCTTGGTGATGGTACATGCATACTCTctctgtttctctctctctctatatatatatatagttattcTGTGTCTGTATATCATTGCATGGAtgtattgaaaattaaagaCATGCAGCAAATGTAATTTGTAGAGGAAAGTATTATGTGACATAATacagaataagaaaaaaaaagcaccTAGTGACCTGATGACAACGATAATAACACCACAAGCATACCCTTCAGTGGCCTAGTGTGATCATGATTATGATGATGTCCTGTGTGGTGATTCTAAATCTACAGTCGCAAAATGAAAGCAGAGGAAAGGTTTAGGATGATGTTAAATGACTAGATGCTCCCATGTATCATAAAAGAGCTTTGTGTGGactttcccaaaattttaaaatgagacAAACCCATCTTCTAAGGGAAGCCATTGAAGAAACTGCAGGTAAGACAACATCATAACAAGAAGCATAGTTCAGGGGAAGTCCAAAAATTGGGAGGACACCCTTGAGTGTATCCAAGTC
Above is a genomic segment from Vitis riparia cultivar Riparia Gloire de Montpellier isolate 1030 chromosome 14, EGFV_Vit.rip_1.0, whole genome shotgun sequence containing:
- the LOC117929785 gene encoding transcription factor bHLH30-like is translated as MDSNSWNSASSRGSDCFQVFDPFSHNTGGDRGVVRGGFLVLDSDRGELVKAPVITVKKEVPEAKAMAALKSHSDAERRRRERINAHLDTLRGFVPCTEKMDKATLLAEVIQQVKELKRNATKASKGLLLPIEEDEVRVEPHDDRTDGAFSLRASVCCDYRPELLSYIKQVLDTLPINTVKAEISTLGGRMKNVFVFTSCKQGNSNDSKAHMLLASSVHQALSSILYKVSTSPEFSPRTTHPKKR